One window of the bacterium genome contains the following:
- the trpB gene encoding tryptophan synthase subunit beta, with translation MIYNVPDSNGFFGEYGGQFIPETLVAPCRELVREFRAAALDPGFHQQLSWHLHDFAGRPTPLYPAERLSDSLGFQVFLKREDLVHTGAHKLNNALGQALLALRIGKQRIVAETGAGQHGVATATVCARFGLDCVVYMGARDIERQAPNVARMKMLGAEVKPVYSGTQTLKDATSDAIRDWVTNVRDTFYLIGSVVGPHPYPLMVREFQKVIGEETRVQCAERGILPRTLIACVGGGSNAIGLFYPFLDEPSIKLIGVEAGGEGDDSACHAAALTRGTPGVLHGSRTYVLQNIDGQILEAHSVSAGLDYPGTGPEHSYLFDIGRVTYVRASDTEALAAAKNLARLEGIIPALESAHALACLHTLKDEGVPAPVIVCLSGRGDKDMGTYGKQV, from the coding sequence ATGATTTACAATGTCCCGGACTCGAACGGCTTCTTCGGCGAATATGGCGGTCAGTTCATCCCTGAAACACTTGTAGCACCGTGCCGCGAGCTTGTTCGCGAATTTCGCGCTGCCGCTCTCGATCCCGGCTTTCATCAGCAACTCTCGTGGCACCTTCACGATTTCGCCGGCCGCCCGACTCCGCTCTACCCCGCTGAACGATTGAGCGACAGCCTTGGCTTTCAAGTATTTCTGAAGCGCGAAGACCTCGTTCATACCGGCGCCCATAAACTCAATAACGCTCTCGGTCAGGCGTTGCTCGCGCTTCGAATCGGCAAACAGCGAATCGTCGCTGAAACAGGAGCCGGACAGCACGGAGTGGCAACCGCCACTGTCTGCGCGCGGTTCGGACTTGATTGTGTCGTGTACATGGGGGCTCGTGATATCGAACGTCAAGCTCCAAACGTTGCCAGAATGAAAATGCTCGGTGCGGAGGTCAAACCCGTTTACTCCGGAACACAGACCTTAAAGGATGCCACAAGCGATGCCATCCGCGACTGGGTGACAAATGTGCGCGATACGTTCTATCTCATCGGCAGTGTCGTCGGTCCGCACCCCTACCCGCTTATGGTTCGTGAATTTCAAAAAGTCATTGGCGAAGAAACGCGTGTGCAATGTGCCGAGCGAGGCATCCTGCCGCGGACTCTCATTGCCTGTGTCGGCGGCGGCAGCAACGCGATTGGCTTATTCTATCCGTTTCTTGATGAACCGTCAATAAAACTCATCGGAGTTGAGGCCGGAGGCGAAGGAGACGACTCCGCATGTCATGCCGCCGCGTTGACCCGCGGGACTCCCGGAGTGCTTCACGGCTCCCGCACCTACGTCCTGCAGAACATCGACGGACAGATTCTTGAAGCACATTCTGTTTCAGCGGGACTTGACTACCCCGGAACCGGACCGGAGCATAGCTACCTGTTTGACATCGGAAGAGTAACCTACGTGCGCGCAAGTGATACGGAAGCGTTAGCCGCGGCAAAAAATCTCGCCCGGCTTGAAGGCATCATTCCTGCACTCGAATCCGCGCACGCGCTCGCCTGCTTGCACACACTGAAAGACGAAGGTGTTCCTGCGCCGGTGATTGTCTGTCTGTCCGGCCGCGGTGACAAAGACATGGGGACCTATGGCAAGCAAGTGTGA